Proteins encoded by one window of Methanomassiliicoccales archaeon:
- a CDS encoding glutamate-cysteine ligase family protein, translating into MTIGTEHEYSINDRDFRPLPINDVLIEELNGEVVNEFQFGEVNLSKELQKNVIEIVPTLPGTSVQGLERTLYGGLERLYQATQDRYRFLGLGMHPLLKLDQTSVWDHEDKEIYEVYDRLFDIRQHGWLNIQAIQINVPFTNDEEMVRLFNRTRAIIPYLVAIGASSPYVEGRLTGSEDNRLIFYRDNQRRMPIIAHGVIPEMLRSKQDYLDIQQEMYRELRKHDAEMLCHEWVDSRGVIVRFSRNCVEIKAIDEQECLHSDMAITALSLALLRSKDFHLTEDDEDLRSLTEAAIKSGTGQLRQELRQVLAIASKSANQDERPYLGLIEERIENGSLAELMRARADEGIRATLEDMAECLRTNLPYHG; encoded by the coding sequence ATGACCATCGGCACCGAGCATGAGTATTCGATCAACGACCGCGACTTTCGACCGCTGCCCATCAACGACGTTCTGATCGAAGAGCTGAACGGGGAGGTCGTCAACGAGTTCCAGTTCGGGGAGGTGAATCTTTCCAAAGAGCTGCAGAAGAACGTCATAGAGATCGTTCCCACCTTGCCCGGGACATCGGTCCAGGGACTGGAAAGGACTCTGTATGGCGGCCTGGAACGTCTGTATCAGGCGACCCAGGACCGGTACCGGTTCCTGGGGTTGGGGATGCATCCCCTGCTGAAGCTGGACCAGACATCGGTATGGGACCATGAGGACAAGGAGATCTACGAGGTCTACGACCGTCTTTTCGACATCAGGCAGCACGGCTGGCTCAACATTCAGGCGATCCAGATAAACGTCCCCTTCACGAACGATGAGGAGATGGTGCGCCTGTTCAACCGCACCCGGGCCATAATCCCTTACCTGGTGGCGATCGGTGCCAGCTCACCCTATGTGGAAGGCCGGCTGACCGGAAGCGAGGACAATCGCCTTATCTTCTATCGGGATAACCAGCGCAGGATGCCGATCATCGCCCATGGGGTGATACCGGAGATGCTGCGCTCGAAGCAGGATTACCTCGATATCCAGCAGGAAATGTACCGGGAGCTTAGAAAACATGACGCGGAGATGCTATGCCACGAATGGGTCGATTCTCGCGGCGTGATCGTCAGGTTCTCCCGGAACTGCGTGGAGATCAAGGCCATCGACGAGCAGGAGTGCCTGCATTCCGACATGGCGATCACCGCCCTGTCCCTGGCCCTATTGCGCTCGAAGGATTTTCATCTCACCGAGGATGACGAGGACCTGCGTTCGCTGACCGAGGCTGCCATCAAGAGCGGGACCGGACAGCTCAGGCAGGAATTGCGCCAGGTCCTGGCCATCGCGTCGAAGAGCGCCAATCAGGATGAGAGGCCGTACCTTGGGCTGATCGAGGAACGCATCGAGAACGGGAGCCTGGCCGAGCTGATGAGAGCAAGGGCCGATGAAGGGATCCGCGCGACATTGGAGGACATGGCAGAGTGCCTCCGGACGAACCTCCCCTATCATGGATGA
- a CDS encoding YkgJ family cysteine cluster protein, producing MSDEWYEKATEVCKQCGGHCCKDAHPPLTDERINIMTENGVSGDKIEFAGYKRLKVKEDSMCVMFNENGLCAIQAFKPETCVAGPFTFDVKDGVIEIYLKKESICPLVAVLKQDRKEYDEQYKTAVEKIIRVIAFLPEDELWTVCGIEEPETEKVADLTIE from the coding sequence ATGAGCGACGAATGGTATGAAAAGGCCACCGAGGTTTGCAAACAGTGCGGTGGCCATTGCTGCAAGGACGCCCACCCGCCGCTGACGGATGAGCGTATCAATATAATGACCGAGAACGGGGTGTCTGGGGACAAAATAGAGTTCGCCGGGTACAAGAGACTGAAGGTCAAGGAGGACAGCATGTGCGTCATGTTCAACGAGAACGGACTATGCGCCATACAGGCCTTCAAACCAGAGACCTGTGTTGCCGGTCCATTCACCTTTGACGTAAAGGATGGGGTCATCGAGATCTACCTCAAGAAAGAATCCATATGCCCGTTGGTGGCGGTTCTCAAACAGGACCGCAAGGAGTACGACGAGCAATACAAAACGGCCGTCGAGAAGATCATCCGGGTCATTGCTTTCCTGCCCGAGGACGAACTTTGGACGGTTTGCGGTATAGAAGAGCCGGAAACCGAAAAAGTGGCTGACCTGACCATCGAGTGA
- a CDS encoding RimK family alpha-L-glutamate ligase translates to MRTLGIFVDRQALSYSRKLTLLIKCRDTAEGMGYLSYFIFPVEIKKVLKTDALFIRSRTDPLNISFIASKMAEMHDIPVIDDSRSIQICSDKVNMYLHLIKARVPVPRTEFVKKDDFREDGIRNLLESMGGSMILKEPSTTLGNRVKKVTSPTDAHRIAGSYLKMSDWIVAQEYIESDEDWKIGVLDGRLLYACRYVLPTESEKIVASEEGEIPDYASESVPPDQVPRETIDLAIKAASAIGKGLYSVDIKQRGGRQFVIEVNDNPSLESGEDEYYPQIYNEIISNLMER, encoded by the coding sequence TTGAGGACGCTTGGGATCTTTGTGGACCGGCAGGCATTGAGCTATTCGCGCAAGCTGACGTTACTGATCAAATGTCGTGATACGGCGGAAGGGATGGGATACCTTTCCTACTTCATATTCCCGGTCGAGATCAAGAAGGTCCTAAAGACCGATGCTTTGTTCATTCGCAGTCGGACCGATCCGCTGAACATCTCCTTCATAGCCTCCAAGATGGCCGAGATGCACGATATACCGGTCATAGACGATTCGAGATCGATCCAGATATGCTCGGACAAGGTCAACATGTACCTGCATCTGATCAAAGCCAGGGTGCCTGTTCCCAGGACGGAGTTCGTCAAGAAGGACGACTTCAGAGAAGATGGCATCAGAAACCTTCTGGAATCCATGGGTGGGTCGATGATATTGAAGGAGCCATCCACGACCCTAGGGAACCGGGTGAAGAAGGTGACGTCGCCAACGGATGCGCACCGCATCGCCGGAAGCTATCTGAAGATGTCGGACTGGATCGTGGCCCAGGAGTACATCGAGAGCGATGAGGACTGGAAGATCGGAGTATTGGACGGCAGATTGCTGTACGCCTGCCGATACGTTCTCCCCACAGAGTCAGAGAAGATCGTAGCCAGCGAAGAGGGCGAGATACCCGACTATGCCTCGGAATCGGTCCCGCCGGATCAGGTTCCCCGGGAAACGATCGACCTGGCGATCAAGGCGGCCAGCGCCATCGGGAAGGGGTTATACAGTGTCGACATCAAACAGCGTGGCGGGAGACAATTTGTAATAGAGGTCAATGATAACCCTTCTCTCGAGAGCGGTGAGGATGAATATTATCCTCAAATATACAACGAAATCATCTCGAACCTGATGGAAAGGTAA